A genomic window from Slackia heliotrinireducens DSM 20476 includes:
- a CDS encoding elongator complex protein 3, protein MERFIRKHNQNIKRNEDHFSKKKVLAFYRKTKANDPDRWASWNIDPALEDRLERTLRLKPRRTASGVATVTVMAKPWPCSSNCLYCPNDLKMPKSYLSDEPVCQRAERSWFDPYLQMTSRIRALTGMGHVTDKVEVIILGGTWCDYPQEYQTWFVCELFRALNDGDAAEAHAKERRAWYRSTGLSNDRDRLKSIAAPLQEQVNDGRLTFNQAFHKLYDENPAWQRIASMQKASMEELERQHRINENAAHRVVGLVVETRPDTITPESLRLIRRMGATKIQMGIQSLDGDILRKNLRVSSATDTRHAFELVRLYGFKIHAHIMVNLYGSSPEQDKHEYLAFTRDEAYKPDEVKLYPCMLVDGTGLKKHYLNGSWAPYSDEELLDVLVQDTLATPPYTRISRMIRDISAHDIMAGNKHGNLRQLVEQMVAKTGEPVHEIRYREINNADMDDDTVHLEDVAYTTRVSDEHFLQWVTPSGAIAGFLRLSLPHAEYVQEHADELAVLPGEAMIREVHVYGKVSGIGTAGTAAQHRGLGKKLVARACDIASDAGFSAINVISAVGTREYYRKQGFSDNGLYLTKAL, encoded by the coding sequence TTGGAACGTTTCATCCGCAAGCACAACCAGAACATCAAGCGCAACGAGGACCATTTTTCCAAGAAGAAGGTCCTGGCGTTCTATCGGAAGACGAAGGCCAACGACCCGGACCGCTGGGCGTCTTGGAACATCGACCCCGCCCTTGAAGACAGGCTGGAACGTACGCTGCGCCTGAAACCGCGGCGCACCGCCTCCGGCGTGGCCACCGTCACCGTCATGGCGAAGCCTTGGCCCTGCTCCAGCAACTGCCTGTACTGCCCCAATGACCTGAAGATGCCGAAGAGCTATCTGTCCGACGAACCGGTATGCCAGCGTGCCGAGCGCAGCTGGTTCGACCCGTACCTGCAGATGACGTCCCGCATCCGGGCGCTCACCGGCATGGGACACGTCACCGACAAGGTGGAGGTCATCATCCTGGGAGGCACCTGGTGCGACTACCCGCAGGAGTACCAGACCTGGTTCGTCTGCGAGCTGTTCCGCGCCCTCAACGACGGCGACGCCGCGGAGGCGCATGCCAAAGAGCGCCGCGCCTGGTACCGCTCGACCGGGCTTTCCAACGACCGGGATCGCCTGAAAAGCATCGCCGCGCCTTTGCAGGAACAGGTGAACGATGGCAGGCTTACCTTCAACCAGGCATTTCATAAACTGTATGACGAAAACCCCGCATGGCAGCGCATCGCCTCGATGCAGAAGGCGTCCATGGAAGAGCTGGAGCGCCAGCACCGCATCAACGAGAATGCGGCGCACCGTGTGGTGGGCCTGGTGGTGGAGACGCGACCCGATACCATCACTCCGGAAAGCCTTCGGCTTATCCGCCGCATGGGCGCCACGAAAATCCAAATGGGCATCCAGAGCCTAGACGGGGACATCCTGCGCAAGAATCTGCGGGTCAGCAGCGCCACGGACACCCGCCACGCCTTCGAGCTGGTGCGCCTCTACGGGTTCAAAATCCACGCCCACATCATGGTAAACCTTTACGGGTCCTCGCCTGAGCAGGACAAACACGAATACCTTGCCTTCACGCGGGACGAAGCGTATAAGCCCGACGAGGTGAAGCTGTACCCCTGCATGCTGGTGGACGGCACGGGGCTGAAGAAGCATTACCTGAATGGCAGCTGGGCGCCCTATTCGGACGAAGAGCTGCTGGACGTGCTGGTCCAAGACACGCTTGCCACCCCGCCCTACACCCGCATCTCGCGCATGATCAGGGACATCTCGGCCCATGACATCATGGCGGGCAACAAGCACGGCAACCTGAGGCAGCTTGTGGAGCAGATGGTGGCCAAGACCGGAGAGCCGGTGCATGAGATCCGCTACCGTGAAATCAACAATGCAGACATGGACGACGACACCGTGCATCTGGAAGACGTGGCGTACACGACCAGAGTTTCCGACGAACACTTCCTGCAATGGGTCACCCCGTCAGGAGCTATTGCGGGGTTCCTGCGGCTGTCGCTGCCGCATGCCGAGTACGTGCAAGAACACGCCGATGAGCTTGCCGTGTTGCCTGGCGAAGCTATGATCCGCGAAGTGCACGTGTACGGAAAGGTGTCAGGCATCGGAACCGCAGGCACAGCGGCCCAGCACAGGGGCCTCGGCAAGAAGCTGGTGGCCCGAGCGTGCGACATCGCCTCCGATGCAGGCTTTTCCGCCATCAACGTGATCAGCGCGGTAGGCACGCGGGAATACTACCGCAAGCAGGGGTTTTCCGACAACGGTCTGTACCTCACCAAGGCGCTGTAG
- a CDS encoding glycoside hydrolase family 3 N-terminal domain-containing protein, with protein sequence METNKPSYPAIPRRTFAIGMGWAASLFALGAWGCTDGKSDGTPSSNAEADSEGSPEEELDKQVKQAMRRMSMEQKVAQLFFVPPESITFVKTVVAASEATLEALQHYPVGGFLYSAANFTSSDQAATMTTNAFLHGYNVNGLPLMLAVNEEGGYLNTVADNDALGAIAQPSAREVGNDGDTQKAGDRAHSIANYLSAIGLNTNIGLVCDMCSEYAPVESSPAEDAEEAASEENAEAVEATEVESETAPETGAGTEAEAEVEPEAGTETSAEAEAESDVGAERTDASEPEADSSPEKKPDAETGQDNKTSGRKNVTSEEAESDEDQTIYDKLDISPGELMSSRSFSNDPAVVSAMVSAEIESYTKSSVMTIVKHFPGIACPQDGSVMYSLATDAALRDKNMLPFTAAIDAGVPAIMVSNASIPCVAGETPACLSASVVTDLLRDELGFEGIIMTDRLDNDIMATHKGAAVDALRAGCDMIFCPADFESSYNQVLDAVAHGPLDEERINESVRRIIRIKLQSLPLSIKQ encoded by the coding sequence ATGGAAACGAACAAGCCGTCATATCCCGCAATCCCGCGTCGGACATTCGCCATCGGAATGGGCTGGGCTGCCTCGTTGTTTGCACTGGGCGCCTGGGGTTGCACCGACGGCAAATCCGACGGCACCCCGTCCAGCAACGCCGAAGCCGATTCCGAGGGATCTCCCGAAGAGGAACTTGACAAGCAGGTCAAGCAGGCAATGCGGCGCATGTCTATGGAGCAGAAGGTAGCGCAGCTTTTCTTCGTGCCGCCCGAATCCATCACCTTCGTGAAAACCGTCGTGGCAGCCAGCGAGGCTACGCTAGAGGCGCTGCAGCACTACCCCGTCGGCGGATTCCTGTACTCCGCAGCCAACTTCACAAGCTCCGACCAGGCCGCCACCATGACCACCAACGCGTTCCTCCACGGATACAACGTGAACGGGTTGCCGCTCATGCTTGCTGTTAACGAGGAAGGCGGGTATCTCAACACCGTCGCCGACAACGACGCGCTCGGCGCGATCGCGCAGCCATCGGCCCGCGAGGTCGGAAACGACGGCGACACGCAAAAGGCGGGCGACCGCGCGCACAGCATTGCAAACTATCTTTCTGCCATCGGCCTGAACACGAATATCGGCCTGGTATGCGACATGTGTTCCGAGTACGCCCCTGTGGAAAGCAGCCCTGCCGAAGATGCCGAGGAAGCGGCTTCCGAAGAGAACGCCGAGGCGGTCGAGGCCACCGAGGTCGAAAGCGAAACTGCGCCTGAGACCGGTGCTGGCACCGAAGCCGAAGCCGAAGTTGAACCCGAAGCTGGAACCGAGACCAGCGCTGAAGCCGAGGCTGAATCCGATGTTGGAGCCGAACGGACCGACGCCTCGGAACCCGAAGCCGATTCTTCCCCCGAGAAAAAACCTGATGCCGAAACCGGCCAGGACAACAAGACCTCCGGCAGGAAGAACGTGACCTCCGAAGAAGCCGAAAGCGACGAGGACCAAACCATATACGACAAGCTCGACATCTCGCCCGGCGAGCTGATGAGCTCGCGTTCTTTCTCCAACGACCCCGCCGTAGTCTCCGCGATGGTCTCGGCGGAAATCGAGAGCTACACGAAATCATCGGTCATGACGATTGTCAAGCATTTCCCGGGCATCGCCTGCCCTCAAGACGGGTCCGTCATGTACTCGCTGGCCACCGACGCCGCGCTGCGCGACAAGAACATGTTGCCGTTTACGGCAGCCATCGACGCCGGCGTGCCGGCTATCATGGTAAGCAACGCGTCCATCCCCTGTGTGGCAGGAGAAACGCCCGCATGCCTGTCCGCATCGGTCGTAACCGACCTGCTCCGTGACGAGTTGGGATTCGAAGGTATCATCATGACCGACCGCCTGGATAACGATATCATGGCAACGCACAAGGGAGCAGCTGTCGACGCCCTGCGTGCCGGTTGCGACATGATCTTCTGCCCGGCGGATTTCGAATCCTCGTACAACCAGGTGCTCGACGCCGTGGCCCACGGACCCCTGGACGAAGAGCGCATCAACGAATCCGTGCGCCGCATCATCCGCATCAAGCTGCAGTCGCTGCCCCTGAGCATCAAACAGTAG
- a CDS encoding VanZ family protein yields MSSYVASISFSVFSFPLVAALCTLPYMVYQYRRYGRVPVWKSFVVFLFIFYITTAYYLVIMPLPESRDAVVAGARIPNLELFRFVRRIAAQAGFSMTDPSSWVATLMIPDVYEALFNVFLTVPFGIFMKYFFGCRWWQALVSGLALSLFFETSQLTGLWGWYAHPYRLFDVDDLLINTTGAMLGFWLAFPLTWHLPDIDDMNEESLRQSASFTTFTRRLWAFAIDVALCSGAFAVWTVAKPTVPNPEAGDLAALLVITGIVFVLAPALADHATFGQRLLELRIVGPDGGRTRWYRACGRYILLIWVFLMLPAWAFVLLPRTIEGVPVNSSLVASVLATVYGTWLLTVAVRAIRSARRHPFVMLNGILTDTRIMSLEQISALRGADAAGYFVSNDASTSETSANETADSE; encoded by the coding sequence GTGTCGTCCTACGTTGCATCCATCAGTTTTTCGGTGTTCAGCTTCCCGCTGGTCGCAGCTTTGTGCACGTTGCCGTACATGGTGTATCAGTACCGCCGCTACGGTCGCGTGCCGGTGTGGAAGTCCTTCGTCGTATTCTTGTTCATATTCTATATAACCACGGCGTATTACCTGGTCATCATGCCGCTGCCGGAAAGCCGCGATGCCGTGGTGGCGGGGGCACGCATCCCGAACCTCGAATTGTTCCGGTTCGTGCGCCGCATAGCCGCCCAAGCCGGATTCAGCATGACAGACCCATCTTCATGGGTTGCGACGCTGATGATCCCCGATGTGTACGAGGCCCTGTTCAACGTGTTTTTGACGGTGCCTTTCGGCATCTTCATGAAATACTTCTTCGGCTGCCGCTGGTGGCAGGCGCTCGTGTCGGGCTTGGCCTTGTCGCTGTTTTTCGAAACGTCCCAGTTGACAGGCCTATGGGGATGGTATGCGCACCCGTACAGGCTTTTCGACGTGGACGACCTGCTGATCAACACCACAGGGGCCATGCTGGGCTTCTGGCTGGCGTTTCCTCTGACGTGGCACCTGCCCGACATCGACGACATGAACGAGGAGTCGCTGCGCCAAAGCGCGTCGTTTACTACGTTCACGCGCCGACTCTGGGCGTTTGCCATCGATGTTGCGCTTTGCTCCGGGGCCTTCGCCGTTTGGACCGTGGCGAAACCGACGGTGCCGAACCCCGAGGCTGGCGATCTTGCCGCTCTGCTGGTCATAACAGGAATCGTCTTCGTGCTGGCTCCGGCTTTGGCCGATCATGCGACGTTTGGGCAGCGTCTGCTGGAGCTGCGCATTGTGGGGCCCGATGGCGGCCGCACCCGATGGTATCGTGCTTGCGGACGCTACATCCTGCTCATCTGGGTGTTTCTCATGCTGCCTGCCTGGGCGTTCGTCCTTCTGCCACGCACCATCGAAGGCGTGCCCGTCAATTCCTCTTTGGTTGCATCGGTCTTGGCGACGGTGTATGGAACGTGGCTGCTGACGGTGGCGGTGCGGGCGATCCGCTCGGCGAGGCGCCATCCTTTCGTCATGCTCAACGGCATCCTGACAGACACGCGCATCATGTCGCTCGAGCAGATCAGCGCATTGCGTGGGGCGGACGCGGCTGGCTATTTCGTCAGCAACGATGCGAGTACGTCGGAAACCTCGGCGAACGAGACGGCGGATTCTGAGTAG
- a CDS encoding PLP-dependent aminotransferase family protein: MLYLDSTSNEPFYQQLYQQIVEGIHDGTYPEGSRLPSIRACARDLHVSTNTIEQAYRLAVQEDLVLTKPGSGYFVNKQPKRDHDSFVFSKEYQADIERLKAICAPATEESDVRYDFRYDNLEPDSFPYTTWARVTRNVLFSKHAPSAARYSDPQGLFSLRKQIARHLAHEDNTRAIPEQIIVLSNTRAIISTVASLFDRTTTEVCVENPGFNEVHAGFANLGMKVSSYPAFSPTSLTLPQPKDGRQLVLFITPSCQFPTTAVLNTEQRKQLLAWAEETDSYVIVDTYGQEFQAGIRRSPSLQSMDANGRIITIGSFSRSLSPSLCISYAVLPPKLMIEWIEKNRGYHAQVPWQTQAALSSYMANGFWQNHLQKLHSSYSEKRKQLVRCLQTYMAGKIDVMDGNAGLHVLVRTKDGRSADELIASAAEYGIAVYPTDIYWADGTPRGWNFVLVGCSAIPLESIEPGIRLLTEAWFG; this comes from the coding sequence GTGCTTTACCTTGATAGCACTAGCAATGAACCGTTTTATCAACAGCTCTATCAGCAGATTGTCGAAGGCATCCACGATGGAACCTATCCCGAAGGGTCCCGCCTTCCCTCTATTCGAGCCTGCGCCCGCGACCTGCACGTGTCCACCAACACCATCGAACAGGCCTATCGCCTTGCGGTTCAGGAAGACCTGGTGCTGACGAAACCGGGCAGCGGCTATTTCGTCAACAAGCAGCCGAAACGCGACCACGACAGCTTTGTCTTCTCGAAAGAGTACCAAGCCGACATCGAACGGCTTAAGGCGATATGCGCACCGGCCACCGAGGAGTCGGACGTACGATACGACTTCAGGTACGACAACCTGGAGCCTGATTCGTTCCCCTATACCACATGGGCCCGCGTGACCCGCAACGTCCTTTTCTCCAAACACGCCCCCAGTGCGGCCCGATACAGCGACCCCCAAGGACTGTTCTCGCTGCGCAAGCAAATCGCCCGTCATCTGGCCCATGAGGACAACACGCGCGCCATCCCAGAGCAGATCATCGTTCTCTCGAACACCCGCGCGATCATTAGCACCGTCGCATCGCTTTTCGACAGGACGACGACGGAAGTCTGCGTCGAAAACCCCGGATTCAACGAGGTTCACGCAGGATTTGCGAACCTGGGCATGAAGGTAAGCAGCTACCCAGCGTTCTCCCCCACCAGCCTCACGTTGCCCCAGCCGAAAGACGGCAGGCAGCTGGTGCTGTTCATCACGCCCTCGTGCCAGTTCCCCACCACAGCCGTGCTCAACACGGAGCAACGGAAGCAGCTGCTCGCTTGGGCTGAAGAGACCGACTCATACGTGATTGTGGACACCTACGGCCAGGAATTTCAGGCAGGAATACGTCGCTCCCCGTCGCTGCAGTCGATGGATGCCAACGGCCGCATCATCACAATCGGCTCGTTTTCCCGCTCGCTTTCGCCGTCCCTGTGCATTAGCTATGCCGTGCTGCCACCGAAACTCATGATCGAATGGATCGAGAAGAACAGGGGCTACCACGCCCAGGTGCCTTGGCAGACCCAAGCCGCCCTCTCTTCATATATGGCGAACGGCTTCTGGCAGAACCATCTGCAGAAACTGCATTCGTCGTATTCGGAAAAGCGCAAACAGCTGGTCCGCTGCCTGCAAACGTACATGGCCGGCAAGATAGACGTCATGGACGGAAACGCCGGTCTACATGTGCTCGTCCGGACAAAGGACGGTCGTTCGGCGGACGAGCTTATCGCCAGCGCCGCCGAATACGGCATCGCCGTGTATCCAACCGATATATACTGGGCAGACGGCACGCCGCGCGGCTGGAACTTCGTTCTCGTCGGTTGTTCCGCCATACCGCTCGAAAGCATCGAGCCAGGAATCCGTTTGCTGACAGAGGCCTGGTTCGGATAG
- a CDS encoding TlyA family RNA methyltransferase has translation MPKKPKKVRLDDLLVEQGLFVDRGEALRAVLAHEVKVDDVYATSAAVLVRPDADIQVKGRKRYVSRGGYKLEGALKHFGQDVTGLRCIDIGSSTGGFTDCLLKSGAAEVTCVDVNYSELAWSLRSDERVRVFERTNIRTADPVALGAPFDLLVADLSFIGLAGLAQVFASLCRPGSVFIALVKPQFESLHEETDRGIVRDENVRLRTVSEVEAALSDAGFAVEGFVESQITGTKGNVEYLLRAVFEG, from the coding sequence ATGCCGAAGAAACCCAAGAAGGTACGACTGGACGACCTGCTGGTCGAGCAGGGTCTGTTCGTCGACCGCGGCGAGGCGCTGCGCGCCGTGCTGGCCCATGAGGTCAAGGTGGACGACGTGTACGCGACGAGTGCGGCCGTGCTCGTGCGTCCCGACGCGGATATCCAGGTCAAAGGGCGGAAACGCTACGTATCCCGCGGAGGCTACAAGCTGGAAGGCGCCCTTAAGCACTTCGGGCAGGATGTCACGGGGCTGCGCTGCATCGATATCGGCAGTTCGACGGGAGGGTTCACCGATTGCCTTCTCAAATCAGGTGCCGCCGAAGTGACCTGCGTTGATGTGAACTACAGCGAGCTTGCGTGGAGCCTGCGAAGCGATGAGCGCGTCCGCGTGTTCGAGCGCACCAACATCCGCACCGCCGACCCCGTGGCGTTGGGCGCGCCCTTCGACCTTCTGGTCGCGGATCTTTCCTTCATCGGCTTGGCCGGCCTTGCCCAGGTGTTCGCCTCGCTCTGCCGTCCGGGCAGCGTGTTCATTGCCCTGGTGAAACCCCAGTTCGAAAGCTTGCATGAGGAAACCGACCGCGGCATCGTACGAGACGAGAACGTGCGCCTACGCACTGTGTCCGAAGTGGAGGCGGCCCTGTCTGATGCAGGGTTCGCTGTCGAAGGGTTCGTCGAGAGCCAGATTACCGGCACGAAGGGCAATGTGGAGTATCTGCTGCGCGCCGTATTCGAAGGTTAG
- the dxs gene encoding 1-deoxy-D-xylulose-5-phosphate synthase gives MARILDMISSPADLKVLTDDELAILASEIREQMISTTSRTGGHLAPSLGVVELVLACHSVLNCPKDKLVFDVGHQSYAHKLVTGRLEQFDTLRTFGGISGFTKPNESEYDQHPSGHASDSLSVALGLAMARDLRGSDEKIVSIIGDAALSGGMAFEALNQIGQVQTPMVVILNDNEMSIAKNVGALSSYLGRSRTSRSYTQTRDNIQSKLESTGRLGRGLVDVLRNMKDSIKQFIIPNEMLFEQLGLVCTAPLDGHNIPELKRTLEAVLESDVPVLMHVVTKKGAGYEPAEKNPEKFHGIAPFDIATGEVKSSGGGAPKYTSVFSQALLKEAEANQDIVAITAAMSSGTGLDAFAKQFPERFIDVGIAEEHAVGLASGLALGGKLPVVAIYSTFMQRAIDQLIINNALANTHAVFCLDRGGLVGDDGPTHHGMFDLTYTRMIPNMKVLAPSNEAQLVNGLHTALHLDGPVTLRYPRGEARGVEVPDEPEMLEVGKSITTREGDDVAILAFGRMVQEAEAAADMLAEEGISVRVVDMLWVKPMDEEAICKASLETKLVVTVEDNILAGGAGSGAMEVLTRRLVPSDRRPQFVMLGIPDEFVPQGKVPQLYHMLGIDAEGIADTVRRQLAAL, from the coding sequence ATGGCGCGCATATTGGATATGATTTCGTCTCCCGCGGATTTGAAGGTGCTTACCGATGACGAGCTTGCAATTCTCGCTTCGGAAATCCGCGAGCAGATGATTTCCACCACGTCCCGCACAGGTGGGCATCTTGCCCCCAGCTTGGGCGTGGTAGAACTCGTGCTTGCTTGCCATAGCGTTCTGAACTGTCCCAAAGACAAGCTCGTGTTCGACGTTGGCCATCAATCCTATGCCCACAAGCTGGTCACCGGACGGCTTGAACAGTTCGATACCCTGCGCACCTTCGGCGGCATTTCCGGGTTCACCAAACCCAACGAAAGCGAATACGACCAGCATCCTTCGGGCCACGCCTCCGACTCGCTGTCGGTCGCGTTGGGCCTTGCCATGGCCCGCGACCTGCGCGGATCCGATGAGAAGATCGTCTCCATCATCGGAGATGCTGCGCTTTCCGGCGGCATGGCCTTCGAGGCTCTCAACCAAATCGGCCAGGTGCAGACGCCCATGGTGGTCATCCTCAACGACAACGAGATGTCCATCGCGAAAAACGTCGGTGCCCTGTCTTCGTATCTGGGCCGGTCGCGCACCTCCCGCAGCTACACGCAGACCCGCGACAACATCCAGTCGAAGCTGGAATCCACAGGTCGTTTGGGTCGCGGCCTGGTGGATGTGCTGCGCAACATGAAAGACTCCATCAAGCAGTTCATTATCCCCAACGAGATGCTTTTCGAGCAGTTGGGGCTTGTGTGCACGGCGCCGCTTGACGGCCATAACATCCCCGAGCTCAAGCGTACGTTGGAGGCGGTTCTCGAATCCGATGTTCCCGTGCTGATGCATGTGGTGACGAAGAAGGGTGCCGGTTACGAGCCGGCCGAGAAGAACCCTGAGAAGTTCCACGGCATCGCCCCCTTTGACATCGCGACCGGCGAGGTCAAATCCTCGGGCGGCGGAGCTCCCAAATACACTTCGGTATTCTCTCAGGCCCTGCTTAAGGAGGCCGAAGCCAACCAGGATATCGTGGCCATTACGGCCGCCATGTCCAGTGGCACGGGGCTTGACGCCTTCGCGAAGCAGTTCCCCGAGCGGTTCATCGACGTGGGCATCGCCGAAGAGCATGCCGTAGGCTTGGCGAGTGGCCTTGCGTTGGGCGGCAAGCTGCCGGTGGTTGCCATCTACTCAACGTTCATGCAGCGCGCCATCGACCAGCTCATCATCAACAACGCGTTGGCGAACACCCATGCGGTGTTCTGCCTGGACCGTGGCGGTCTGGTGGGGGATGACGGCCCCACGCACCACGGCATGTTCGACCTGACGTACACCCGCATGATTCCGAACATGAAGGTGCTTGCGCCTTCCAACGAGGCCCAGCTGGTCAACGGCCTGCATACGGCGTTACATCTGGACGGCCCCGTCACGCTGCGCTACCCGCGAGGTGAAGCCCGCGGCGTCGAGGTCCCCGATGAGCCCGAAATGCTCGAGGTGGGGAAATCCATCACCACCCGCGAAGGCGACGACGTGGCCATCCTCGCGTTCGGCCGTATGGTGCAGGAGGCGGAAGCCGCTGCAGACATGCTGGCTGAAGAGGGTATTTCCGTCCGTGTCGTAGACATGCTGTGGGTCAAGCCCATGGACGAGGAAGCCATCTGCAAGGCATCGCTTGAGACCAAGCTGGTCGTTACCGTCGAAGACAACATTCTCGCTGGCGGCGCAGGATCGGGTGCGATGGAGGTTCTCACTAGGCGTTTGGTGCCTTCCGACCGCCGTCCGCAGTTCGTCATGCTGGGCATTCCCGACGAGTTCGTGCCACAGGGCAAGGTGCCGCAGCTCTACCACATGCTCGGCATCGACGCCGAAGGCATAGCAGATACCGTACGTCGGCAGCTGGCCGCGCTGTAA
- a CDS encoding class I SAM-dependent methyltransferase, with translation MDKRTAEILCELNNGFYRANAASFAETRNHPWPGWARCMDVMGKPDTVLDLACGSLRFERFLPDAIAYAVDACDPLVEEAGGAGPNVRFQKLDIIRILLDGGDLTEAIEAPMCDAAVCFGFMHHVPGFDRRVAVLKALVDCVRPGGHVCVSFWQFMNNGKLAEKARCTTEAACAEIGLDQDVLEENDYLIGWQNAVGAYRYCHHFTNGEVEQLAQAVSDGACAVEFFNADGRTGDMNRYCVLRRL, from the coding sequence ATGGATAAACGAACTGCTGAAATACTCTGCGAGCTCAACAACGGGTTCTACCGCGCGAATGCTGCGTCCTTCGCTGAAACCCGCAATCACCCTTGGCCGGGCTGGGCACGCTGCATGGACGTCATGGGCAAGCCCGATACGGTGCTTGACCTGGCATGCGGTAGCCTGCGCTTCGAACGGTTCCTGCCCGATGCAATCGCCTATGCGGTCGATGCCTGCGACCCTCTTGTGGAGGAGGCGGGAGGGGCCGGGCCGAATGTTCGGTTCCAGAAGCTGGACATCATCCGCATCCTTCTGGACGGCGGGGATCTGACGGAAGCCATCGAGGCGCCGATGTGCGATGCAGCGGTGTGCTTCGGGTTCATGCATCATGTGCCGGGGTTCGACCGGCGGGTTGCCGTGCTTAAGGCGCTTGTCGACTGCGTGCGGCCCGGGGGACATGTCTGCGTGTCCTTCTGGCAGTTCATGAACAACGGCAAGCTGGCTGAGAAGGCAAGGTGCACTACTGAAGCAGCATGCGCCGAAATCGGACTTGACCAGGATGTTCTTGAAGAGAACGATTACCTCATCGGTTGGCAGAACGCTGTGGGGGCGTACAGGTACTGCCATCATTTCACGAATGGGGAAGTGGAGCAGCTTGCTCAGGCCGTATCGGACGGCGCCTGCGCCGTCGAGTTCTTCAACGCTGACGGTCGGACAGGGGATATGAACCGGTATTGCGTGCTCAGGCGGTTGTAG
- a CDS encoding TlpA family protein disulfide reductase, with the protein MSPVKKPIVLAIVLVLVLAASGIAFAVVNVTERDAAPDVAAAGEEKEEAGAAIFPDFTVQTVDGELVSLSDMKGKPVVIGYWATWCPYCVDEAPAIQALYETYGENVNFMMIDLVDGEQETVESGSAWIEEQGYTYPVYYDLTGDAAYAGSVYYLPTTFILDAEGKVVVYSESAVSFAEVSDVLASLLTK; encoded by the coding sequence ATGTCACCCGTTAAGAAACCCATCGTTTTGGCCATCGTCCTTGTGCTGGTGCTTGCCGCATCGGGCATCGCCTTCGCAGTCGTGAACGTGACGGAGCGCGACGCTGCTCCCGATGTTGCCGCCGCAGGTGAGGAAAAGGAAGAAGCCGGTGCCGCCATCTTCCCGGATTTCACCGTTCAGACCGTCGACGGCGAACTGGTTTCGCTGTCGGACATGAAAGGCAAGCCCGTCGTCATCGGCTACTGGGCCACCTGGTGCCCCTACTGCGTTGATGAGGCCCCTGCCATCCAAGCCCTGTACGAAACCTACGGGGAAAACGTCAACTTCATGATGATCGACCTGGTAGACGGCGAGCAGGAAACCGTGGAAAGCGGGTCCGCCTGGATCGAGGAGCAGGGCTACACCTACCCCGTGTATTACGACCTTACAGGAGACGCCGCTTATGCGGGCTCGGTGTATTATCTTCCTACTACGTTCATTCTGGATGCCGAAGGCAAAGTGGTCGTCTACTCAGAATCCGCCGTCTCGTTCGCCGAGGTTTCCGACGTACTCGCATCGTTGCTGACGAAATAG